A single genomic interval of Dromiciops gliroides isolate mDroGli1 chromosome 1, mDroGli1.pri, whole genome shotgun sequence harbors:
- the ALKBH2 gene encoding DNA oxidative demethylase ALKBH2 has translation MDRFLVKKAARDPLEQGREEQEPGQALPGEEEERRKRPRRESAGSDSGLATGCCWRKIRAESLDCDYTVLFGRAEADELLQKLEKEVEYFEGDLSRVRVFGKWHRIPRKQATYGDPGLTYTFSGLTLSPKPWIPVLEHIRNRVAAVTGQAFNFVLVNRYKDGCDHIGEHRDDESELAPQSPIASVSFGACRDFFFRHRDSRGKEPSRRVEVVKVQLAHGSLLMMNYPTNVHWYHSLPVRKRILAPRVNLTFRKILLSKR, from the exons ATGGACAGATTCCTGGTGAAGAAGGCTGCGAGAGATCCATTAGAACAAGGCAGAGAAGAGCAGGAACCGGGCCAGGCCTTGccgggagaagaggaagaaagaagaaagagacccAGGAGGGAATCGGCAGGGAGTGACAGTGGCCTGGCCACCGGCTGCTGCTGGCGGAAGATTCGGGCTGAGAGCTTGGACTGTGATTACACGGTCCTTTTTGGCAGGGCCGAGGCAGATGAGCTTCTCCAGAAATTGGAAAAAGAAGTGGAATATTTTGAAG GTGATCTTTCCAGAGTCCGAGTGTTTGGGAAATGGCACAGGATCCCGAGGAAGCAGGCCACTTACGGGGACCCGGGTTTAACCTACACCTTCTCAGGCCTCACCTTATCTCCAAAGCCCTGGATCCCAGTCCTGGAGCACATCCGGAACCGTGTAGCTGCTGTCACTGGACAGGCCTTCAATTTTGTACTGGTCAACAG ATACAAAGATGGCTGTGATCACATCGGAGAACACCGGGATGATGAGAGTGAGTTGGCTCCCCAGAGCCCCATCGCGTCTGTATCCTTTGGAGCCTGCCGGGACTTCTTCTTTCGGCACAGAGATTCCCGAGGGAAAGAGCCCTCACGGCGTGTTGAGGTGGTGAAGGTTCAGCTGGCCCATGGGAGTTTACTAATGATGAACTACCCCACCAACGTCCACTGGTATCACAGCCTCCCTGTAAGAAAAAGGATTCTGGCTCCACGGGTCAATCTGACATTTCGTAAGATTCTGCTTTCTAAAAGATAA